The segment TGCTCCCCAGATGAAGCAGGTGTTGCTTTGTAGGGCTCTCCCATAGGCTGCACCTTCCCCCGGGCCAGGAAAAATCTCTCACACGGTACATTGGGGCTACAGAGCTGATTTGGTGACCAGCATGCCAAACTAAGCTGGATACATCTAGGAGATACCAAGAGGTTCCAGTAACCTCAGGAAAACACATAGTGAATATAAGAGCCACGAGGCCTCAGCCATCCTGCACGGGGCACCAGAACCCAATCCCAAGGGCATTAGAAGCTTCTCGTTCCCCGTGCAGAAGGGCTGCCACAGGTCAGATCGCACagccagcacaaagcacagcttaTTAACACTGCGGGCCACACACACTCCAAAGAACCACAGGTCCCACCGTCCCCGctgtccatcagcacagcacGTCCAGCACGGCGCTGTTTCCCAGCACACTTCAGCCCAACGAGCTTATTTAAGAGCTGCGCCCTCTGCTCCTCCGCTCAAACCTAATGCCCATCACTGCGAAGAGAAGCGGCTCCGGGCCTCGAGAGGCCCCTGGCTCAGAGAGGCAGCCCCGAGcccagctctggcagcagcgATCTGAGCAGCCACAGAGCTCCAACTTCGGCTCTCATCGCCTCAAGCCCGAGGTGCCGCCCGCTACGCTCCGTTATGCCGCTCCTTGTCCCACCGCACTCCCAAAGCCGCAGTTCTTACCGAGCTCCACACTGACAGGGCGCCGATAGCGCTGCCCCCTCGCAGGCGGCCGGAATTGACGCAAGTCCCGGTCCGCCCAGAGGGGCAGGGCGCTGTGACGCACATTGACAGCGCCGGAAGGGTCGGCAGTAGCGGTGGGCAGCATGGTGAGGCGGGTGGGATGAAGGGTTTGGGGtgttggggtttggggtttgctCACAGCGCCCGTGTCTCCTTGtagggaaagcaaaagaaggCGCGGAAGTATGCGGTGATGAAGCGCATGATCAGCCTGCGTGACCAGCGCATGTGAGTGTAGCCCGCTGTTAGGCCGGCTCAGGCGGCGTCCCTCAGCTTGGCCCGTGCCCGCTGGGCCGTGCTGCTGCTCCGCCCCAGCGCTGCGTGTATTTCCTTGCAGAAACGAGAAGGAACGGGCCAAGGCCCCCGCCAAGAAGAAGGAGGATCCGAGCGCCATCAAGGAGCGGGAGGTGTAAGTGCCACAGTGCTGCCCTTCTGGAGGGTATCGCCCACAAACCCCGTCTTCGCTGTAGGATTTGGTGTGATATCGATCACAGTTAACGGCTTTGTGTTCTTCCCTACAGCCCCCAGCACCCTTCCTGTTTGTTCTTCCAGTACAACACACAGCTGGGGCCTCCTTACCATATCTTGGTGGATACCAACTTCATCAACTTCTCCATCAAGGCCAAGCTGGACCTTGTGCAGTCTATGATGGACTGCCTCTATGCCAAGTGTGAGTGTCTGCCTCGCTTGTGACTTCTGGGTTACATGATGCCATGATGTGCCCACGAATCACCTATTTGGCCTCACCGCACTAAGggtaacagaaatatttaatacaatGTGTACCATAATCACAGAGCTTGTTGGGGATGGCCTGTGGTAGCCCTGAGACTGTTTCTGTCTTCAGACAGGCAATGGTTTTAAATACTAATCTCAACAGAAGTAAAGCATTggtattttaaatatctaaaattaCCATGGATTTGTCCAACTGCTGCTCAATGGCTTTACATTTCATCATTTCGTATCTTTAGCAGTTCTTAGAAGTTTAGAACTGCCAACAGTGGGTTACAGAGTTTCATGACATATCactttctgagctgtgctgttgagatctggaaaaaaatgcagttttgttctaATACAGGCTTCtaatgctgtcatttttgtATGTAGGTATTCCATGTATCACAGATTGTGTAATGGCTGAAATTGAGAAGCTAGGACAGAGGTATCGTGTGGCATTAAGGTATGTACGCAgtattcctttctgtttctagaactttgtattttaatataaagaaatgaaataaatttgttgTGATGGTTCTCTTGTACAGGTGGATTTTAGATCTTGaacttggttttatttttctggctttctggGTTTGGTTCTTTGAGTTCAGTTTTAGAGCACTTTGGAAACCTATATGCTAGAAACAATATCAAGctagaaatctttttttccctgagaccttctaaataatattttcttctttttctctaaatatttaAGCGtaaaaaatctgtaaaaataaaggaagaaatggcTCAGGTCTTTTGGAACCTTTTGCTTATGCTTCATGTTTTTCCTGTTACATTAGGTAGCATTTACTGGTAATACAGAACTGTGTTGTTGTGTGAACTCTATAAAACAAGTCCAGGATGGTTTGTGCTCTCAAGGTTTACTGTTCAGATGTATTGTTCTTTACTGTTTATCTTGCTGCTAAGTTGTAAAATATCTGAGTGCAGCCCCTAAACATCTTTGAGGTTCCCCTTCAGAGAGGAAGTGTTcctttataaaaatacacaaggCACAAAAGATCAACAGCAAGATCTAGAGTTTTTCCTAGTGCTTGATGAAttgtttcaaatgaattttctcttttagGCAAGAATGTAATGTTACAGAGAGTTTAGAAACTGATTTAAAAGAACTAAGAAATACTTAATCAGGCAGATCGCATTATTTGCTTGCTCATCGGTTCAATTTACTGGAACCACTTCCTCCATGGCTTCAGCCCTTGTTTAGAGGATAATATGCTGCATGTCATAGAAAAGAGTGTCTCTATTCCTCCATACTATATTATCACAGATTTCTGGTCTGATCACTGTGACAATGCACATACATATCCCCACAGAATTGCCAAGGACCCTCGGTTTGAGCGTTTGCCGTGTATGCACAAAGGAACCTATGCAGATGACTGTTTGGTACAGAGAGTCACTCAGGTATTTACCCATACTATGCTAACACACTAAAAAATGTTGAACCTTAGTTACTGGTGACTTTAAATTTCCAGCAAAGTAACTGTATAATCTCATAAAGAGACATTTTGAATACTTAGCACAAGCTTCTTTAGAAGGGAGGATACAGTCTTCCTCAAGTGTTCTTGTGTAACAGAGCATCTAGAATGGGAAATCTGTCATCTGTAAAAACTGGACAGAGTTTGCATGTTTCTTGGAGTCCGTTTTGATGAGCAGAATGACATTACTATTCTGTTATGGAATTCTGTACGAGTCCTAGAAATGCCTCACTATTGACAGGAAGCCCTCTCCTGTTAAACAAGCTAATTGAATTGAGGCTTTTGCACCAGTGTTGACTCAGGCTTGCCTCTTTTTTCCAGCACAAATGTTACATTGTAGCCACAGTGGATAAAGAGCTCAAGCGGAGAATACGAAAAATTCCAGGAGTGCCCATAATGTATATTTCCAGACACAGGTAAGGGACTtctgacagaaagaaatgctgccaGGCAGAATCATTGTCTGATTTGGACTCTTTCAGTGTACTTCTCTCCTGCATTGTCCATAGTGTAGGTTGTAGTAAAGGGTCTTGTGCTCACACAAAAGTGAAAGTGTAGCTGCTGCTGGGATAGACATGTTGCAGACCTGCTTTTATTGCAGTCCATGTATTCACCACCTTGAAAATTTCTTTCCTTGAGGACAGTGTTTCTGTAGATGCATCTTGCATAGCAGGAGGAGGACTATCAGGCAGATGTATTCTACAGATTCTTGAGGAAAAGTTCCATTTTATATTTGGAAATTTTGTATATCCTCAGCTAAGAAACTGAATTTGCTTCTTAGCTAAAAGCTGAAGCAACCTGGAAGGAGGCTGGTGCAGCAGTTTCAAAGCAATGGATCTATACAGTGGGACCATTGATACATCGTAACATTTGCTGGAATTTGTTTCCCATTACTTCTAAAGCATTCATTTGTCATATCTAGTGTTTTATATTCATTCTGCATCATGTACAACTCAGAACTTCTATCTTGGATAGAAACTATATCAAATCCTTTCAAAGTGTGGTAGATATGTTTGGTAGCATGgtagggaaagaaagaagaatgtggAGAGAAAAGGGTCAGAGTCTTcagatgggatgggagggatgCTGGGAGGCAGGTCTGCTACCAGTGGAAACTGAGTCTGCTaaaaagcagacagaagcaTGTCCAAAATGAGGAAGCTAATTGCTATAAATACATGGTTTTAATTGATCTGTAAGTTGAAGGTGGCATAGAATATTTTCCCTCAAAACATCTTACTCATTTTGTCTATGTGTCACAAGTTGAATGGACAGGATTTTATTCTCCAGAGTGGTTCTGCCTCTAAATCCTAGGTCAGttcttacaaaaacattttttttttctttggggtTGATGATTTCTTAATGCTTGAACTGAGCAGGGTTTGAGGTGAAGGACAGAGGGAACTTTATGAAGTCTTTTTAGTTTTCTTAGaggtattatttttctccttgatgTTCTGAGCTGCAGATAGAAATGCAGCAAAGGTGTTCTATGTTCAGTCTTCCTGTAAGCTTGTTGCTGCACTAAGAGGGGAGCAACATAGAATATGTTGTCTTAATAGGTTTTCCCTCTCTTTTGCAGATACAATATTGAGAGGATGCCAGATGATTATGGAGCTCCTCGGTTCTAACCCGTCCACCCAAGCCATGAATGCCAGGgctcctttttgtttccagcCCTCCAGCTTTCCTCCTTGCTGGAACCCTGTCTGCAGGATATCAGACTGATCTTGatcttctaggaaaaaaaaaaccaactttgTGGAAGAGTCTGTTTTTATTCATCCTTTTTCTTACTGCACCTGATAATCCATAGCTTGGAGAAGGATATCAGAACAAGAGAGCTCTATGATCGAGAATGTGCCAATCTCCCTCTTTGTTCTCACACAGTGACAGGTTTAACCATTCTGAATTAACTACTGGTGATAGTCCAACTATGACTGAGGGTGGAACCACAGATGTATTGGAAGGTTCTTATCCCTGCATCTGCAGCAGGATGAGTATTCCTTTGGTGAActcctcctcatcttccccAGAAGGAAATTGGAATCTGAATGCTGGGGGAAAGCAATCAAGACTGCATCAGTAGGTATCCTTCTA is part of the Coturnix japonica isolate 7356 chromosome 5, Coturnix japonica 2.1, whole genome shotgun sequence genome and harbors:
- the FCF1 gene encoding rRNA-processing protein FCF1 homolog → MGKQKKARKYAVMKRMISLRDQRINEKERAKAPAKKKEDPSAIKEREVPQHPSCLFFQYNTQLGPPYHILVDTNFINFSIKAKLDLVQSMMDCLYAKCIPCITDCVMAEIEKLGQRYRVALRIAKDPRFERLPCMHKGTYADDCLVQRVTQHKCYIVATVDKELKRRIRKIPGVPIMYISRHRYNIERMPDDYGAPRF